In the Podospora pseudocomata strain CBS 415.72m chromosome 5, whole genome shotgun sequence genome, one interval contains:
- the LDB17 gene encoding pre-rRNA processing (BUSCO:EOG09264MGU; COG:T; COG:Z; EggNog:ENOG503NXI3), whose product MADVQGIWTAENEQQFWAALNQILSAPCNSYEFLDNALRSWLDLVSKARDEYLDDEDEIANCSEQLIHSPLFSANKDYVRTQIIYSLLQEDEYAPLHVIANFLLSDGRAEEETFRQMIKEGCFVRLLELIKGCGGKDSRLHRLLLQLMYEMSRIERLRDEDLMQIDDGFVTYLFQLIEALADDANDPYHYSVIRVLLVLNEQYMVAATSAATEPSSISPTTNRVIKLLGVHGDSYRTFGENIILLLNRETETSQQLLILKLLYLLFTTSATYEYFYTNDLHVLLDVIIRNLLDLPSEMDILRHTYLRVLAPLLAHTQLSKPPHYKRGQILSLIDILRGTGNAHFMPPEPTTIRLLDRVASTPWLAEEEPESPSLSPIGSLSLSQTGSAVSVIAKVSEKPGVKTPSRKSDMAAQAKGKSEHGGSPPRPPPPRTLRAQKSLPEVPRHKHGVPVVHPPVPVPHLHVNGAGQKKMPPKLPPPRRRAKIIAAVGAEVRTPSETPSPIGPAPVS is encoded by the exons ATGGCCGATGTCCAAGGCATTTGGACTGCTGAGAATGAGCAGCAATTCTGGGCAG CCTTGAATCAGATCCTCTCTGCACCATGCAATTCTTACGAGTTTCTCGATAACGCCTTGCGCTCATGGCTTGATTTGGTTTCCAAGGCCCGGGACGAAtacctcgacgacgaggacgagattGCGAATTGTTCCGAGCAGTTAATACACAGCCCGCTGTTTTCTGCCAATAAGGACTATGTGCGAACCCAAATCATATACAGTCTGCTTCAGGAGGATGAGTATGCGCCGCTCCACGTTATTGCCAACTTTCTCCTGTCCGACGGCcgcgccgaggaggagaccTTCCGACAAATGATCAAGGAAGGGTGCTTTGTGCGGTTGCTGGAGTTGATCAAGGGGTGTGGGGGAAAGGATTCCCGATTACATCGGCTTCTGTTACAGCTGATGTATGAGATGTCCCGCATTGAACGGCTACGGGACGAGGATTTGATGCAAATTGACGATGGCTTCGTCACGTATCTCTTCCAGCTCATCGAAGCCCTAGCCGATGACGCCAATGATCCTTACCACTACTCTGTTATTCGGGTTTTG CTGGTGTTGAATGAACAGTACATGGTGGCAGCGACATCGGCAGCGACAGaaccatcatccatctcgcccaccaccaatcGCGTCATCAAACTTCTTGGCGTTCATGGAGATTCCTATCGAACCTTTGGAGAGAATATCATACTGCTTCTCAACCGAGAAACAGAGACCTCTCAGCAGCTGCTCATTCTCAAACTGCTGTACCTGCTTTTTACCACATCTGCGACGTACGAGTATTTTTACACAAATGATCTCCATGTGCTGCTGGATGTCATCATACGGAACTTGCTTGATTTGCCGAGCGAGATGGACATTTTGAGACACACTTACTTGAGGGTACTTGCCCCTTTGCTCGCTCATACTCAACTCAGCAAACCGCCTCATTACAAAAGGGGTCAGATTCTCAGTCTCATCGACATCCTGCGAGGCACCGGCAATGCGCACTTTATGCCTCCCGAACCGACAACAATACGCCTGCTCGACAGAGTAGCCAGCACCCCATGGCTGGCTGAAGAAGAGCCGGAATCTCCGTCACTCAGTCCAATCGGCAGCCTCTCGCTGTCACAAACCGGTAGTGCCGTGAGTGTTATCGCCAAAGTGTCCGAGAAACCCGGAGTGAAGACACCTAGTCGCAAGTCGGATATGGCAGCGCAGGCCAAGGGCAAATCCGAGCATGGAGGCAGCCCACCCAGACCGCCGCCACCTAGGACTCTTAGGGCGCAGAAATCACTACCAGAAGTGCCCCGACATAAGCACGGGGTTCCTGTCGTTCATCCACCGGTGCCTGTACCTCATTTGCACGTCAATGGGGCTGGTCAGAAAAAGATGCCACCGAAACTCCCGCCACCACGAAGGAGGGCCAAAATTATAGCCGCAGTTGGCGCTGAGGTTCGGACGCCGTCCGAAACGCCATCACCGATTGGCCCTGCACCGGTTTCTTGA
- the ATG9 gene encoding autophagy protein atg9 (COG:U; EggNog:ENOG503NXZS; BUSCO:EOG092615CC), with protein sequence MPTTQGRSFYEELRGHDSEGYDGGSRAGLLDEENLNHNFQDYDLDHVEGLTVDDSRATLAGLRKTPASKVPPGHQNDRSMWLAHDDDADNDVPPSLLVEPRGAHPAGKPKRKQSRQAAYTMPGSSNARAQWETTQAHQPLHNDEPFTQSHRGNGAPGSLFSGSASLDAKKMAEWRWANVQNLDKFIKEVYDYYRGCGIKAIITERVLHLGLVRGSQKLSQIIVPQCTRKMSGWWNLGLWLFAFYFIWKAIQYILDLHRLFHVRDFYTHLLNIPDHDMQTITWQEVVARVMALRNQNSKTATTLTPLQRHFIGSQSKERLDASDIANRIMRRENYLIALFNKDILDLTIPLPFLRKRQYFSRTLEWTLMFSVLDMVFDEKGQVNQKFLRADRRGEISEKLRSRFQFAGIMILVLSPFVSLYLVIYYFLMYYHEIQKNPSVLSSRSYTPLAEWKFREFNELPHLFQKRLDMSKAFATHYMDQFPKVKTEMVAKSVAFVSGALATVLAIASVFDPELFLGFEITPDRTVLFYTAIFGSIWAVAHGMQSQDDAVFDPEYAMRNVIEYTHYEPDHWKDRLHSYDIKLEFAELYKPKIVIFLEEILGILTTPFVLFFSLPKCSDQIIDFFREFTLHIDGLGYVCTFAEFDFKKAMANAKKPSDVGDVRDEYYSAKHGKMEASYYGFIGNYGNFALNPKGAPGSHLPPGMRNQFHPPPAWPGLNSPPLGADMQTSRMGRSEFRSMSRAPGQGLRPGPSMVAPSPMASILLDPHHLPPSHLVNPGRASHPHRVQQNRRPGESNIIEESLEDEERGREGVNRHDDEEVYGHGDGMDESAWQTSPARTLSRDNSAIEGIGTAEAGVVDMIYQFNQAQFTRNGV encoded by the exons ATGCCCACCACACAGGGGCGGTCATTCTACGAAGAGCTTCGAGGGCACGACTCTGAAGGATATGACGGGGGGTCGCGAGCTGGACTTCTTGACGAAGAAAACCTCAATCACAACTTCCAGGACTATGATCTGGATCATGTGGAGGGCCTCACCGTTGATGATAGTCGTGCGACGCTAGCAGGTTTACGAAAGACACCGGCGTCGAAAGTCCCACCGGGGCACCAAAATGACCGGTCGATGTGGCTCGCGCACGACGACGATGCCGACAACGATGTTCCGCCCTCGCTCCTGGTCGAACCTCGAGGCGCTCACCCAGCAGGGAAGCCCAAAAGAAAGCAGAGTCGACAAGCTGCCTATACCATGCCCGGCTCATCCAACGCGCGAGCACAATGGGAAAcaacccaagcccaccaacccctccacaacgATGAGCCATTCACACAGAGTCACCGGGGTAACGGCGCCCCGGGCTCTCTGTTCTCTGGGAGCGCATCTCTCGATgcgaagaagatggcggAATGGAGATGGGCAAATGTCCAGAACCTCGACAAGTTTATCAAAGAGGTCTACGATTATTACAGGGGATGTGGTATCAAGGCGATAATAACCGAACGGGTGCTGCATCTTGG TCTTGTCCGCGGAAGCCAGAAGCTCTCGCAGATCATCGTTCCACAGTGCACTAGAAAGAtgtcggggtggtggaatCTTGGCCTCTGGCTCTTTGCATTCTACTTCATATGGAAGGCAATCCAGTATATCTTGGACCTCCACCGGCTATTTCACGTCCGTGACTTTTACACACATTTGCTCAACATCCCAGACCACGACATGCAGACTATCACCTGGCAAGAAGTGGTGGCACGCGTAATGGCTCTACGAAACCAGAACTCAAAGACGGCAACCACCTTGACCCCGTTGCAAAGACATTTCATCGGCAGCCAGTCCAAAGAAAGGCTAGATGCGTCCGACATTGCGAATCGCATCATGAGACGTGAAAACTATCTCATTGCCCTGTTCAACAAGGACATTTTGGACCTGACTATTCCGCTGCCGTTCCTGCGAAAGCGGCAGTACTTCTCTCGTACTCTGGAGTGGACTTTGATGTTCAGTGTTCTCGACATGGTGTTTGACGAGAAGGGCCAGGTCAACCAGAAATTCCTGCGAGCCGACCGCAGAGGGGAGATAAGCGAGAAACTGCGCTCACGGTTCCAGTTTGCCGGCATCATGATTCTAGTGTTATCGCCTTTCGTGTCGCTCTATCTTGTCATCTATTACTTTTTGATGTACTATCAT GAAATCCAAAAGAACCCGTCTGTATTGTCATCTCGGTCGTATACACCCCTTGCCGAGTGGAAATTTCGCGAGTTCAACGAGCTACCACACCTTTTCCAAAAGCGTCTGGACATGTCGAAAGCTTTTGCAACGCATTATATGGATCAGTTCCCAAAGGTTAAGACCGAGATGGTAGCCAAGTCCGTCGCATTTGTCTCGGGAGCGTTGGCAACCGTGTTGGCCATTGCATCTGTTTTCGATCCTGAACTTTTCCTCGGCTTCGAGATCACACCGGATCGCACCGTGCTCTTCTACACGGCCATTTTTGGTAGTATCTGGGCGGTTGCCCACGGCATGCAGTCTCAGGACGATGCAGTCTTCGACCCGGAATATGCCATGCGCAACGTGATCGAGTACACACACTACGAACCCGACCACTGGAAGGATAGACTTCACAGTTATGACATTAAGCTGGAGTTTGCTGAGCTATACAAACCCAAGATCGTTATCTTTCTGGAGGAGATTTTGGGCATCCTGACAACGCCGTTTGTCCTTTTTTTCAGCCTTCCCAAGTGCAGCGACCAGATCATCGACTTTTTCCGGGAGTTCACGCTTCACATTGACGGACTAGGCTATGTGTGCACCTTTGCAGAATTCGATTTCAAGAAGGCCATGGCGAACGCAAAGAAGCCGAgtgatgttggtgacgtACGCGACGAGTACTACTCAGCCAAACATGGGAAGATGGAAGCATCGTACTACGGGTTCATCGGGAATTATGGCAACTTTGCTCTCAACCCAAAGGGCGCCCCAGGATCACATCTCCCACCGGGAATGCGGAATCAATTTCACCCTCCGCCAGCCTGGCCTGGTCTGAACTCGCCGCCTCTTGGTGCTGACATGCAGACTTCCCGGATGGGTCGTAGTGAGTTTCGATCAATGAGCAGGGCTCCCGGCCAAGGTCTGCGCCCTGGGCCAAGTATGGTGGCTCCTTCTCCCATGGCGTCGATTCTCCTGGATCCGCATCACTTGCCGCCATCGCACCTTGTGAACCCGGGCCGGGCCTCGCATCCACACCGCGTTCAGCAAAACAGACGCCCCGGTGAAAGCAACATCATCGAGGAGTCTctggaagatgaagaacGAGGTAGGGAGGGTGTCAATCGtcacgacgatgaagaggtgTACGGTCATGGAGATGGCATGGATGAATCGGCCTGGCAGACATCACCGGCCAGAACCTTGAGCAGGGACAACAGCGCAATCGAGGGTATTGGGACTGCGGAGGCGGGAGTTGTGGACATGATTTATCAATTCAACCAGGCCCAGTTCACTCGGAACGGCGTTTGA
- a CDS encoding hypothetical protein (COG:O; EggNog:ENOG503NUE2) yields the protein MFGSRTASSAMSILQKTYDESYLTCSTAVYYESQGNEDEAMRCWRQALEQLYDPHANRILPNFNPRSETEKALVESLRQLELQCKERIDLLEALHLSRLSAPQHDSLSSSSRPSKSSSDSHDGGISGQQDGGWIGNGTIPAVNYTDLSRPNTLRRLSSQNRTSSPEQAVVSSRGPQHGSMPPPLPARKPLPSTASIPSPERKPSRTSSPERHTMRTTLRTGTRDKTPKATLRRQPPKSSEVPVPSKAATLAWGTLGQRESLDQPSGSSPISRPAPNTPTVPEQSRRSLELSKRLWDSNSRRLVTPRTRSPNKDTDSAPATDPRRSGEYPFPRASSISISAASTALNALALKASSDRRSPEREHITRLRTAPPETPRSRAQRDILNNDSNMTEGLPDIPLTRKTSLDSATVSRRSTGASLSAARIKSTPTRSGNKRKTPQLGNNSDRARPRRSSSPVLSESSSSSFETPARRPSGQHKRSIVERQREASLIVDSIIQPSESSEDDEPTKEVKSWKKRKAELLKKLPPGVDEHAAKQILNEIVIQGDEVHWSDIAGLEIAKNALRETVVYPFLRPDLFMGLREPARGMLLFGPPGTGKTMLARAVATESKSTFFSISASSLTSKYLGESEKLVRALFSLAKVLAPSIIFVDEIDSLLSQRSGSGEHEATRRIKTEFLIQWSDLQRAAAGREVGERDKERGDANRVLVLAATNLPWAIDEAARRRFVRRQYIPLPEAETRAVQLKTLLKQQTHTLSDEDINTLVAMTNGFSGSDITALAKDAAMGPLRSLGDALLHMTENDIRPIGLSDFIASLATIRPSVSKAGLKEYEDWAREFGERGG from the exons ATGTTTGGCAGTAGAACAGCCAGTTCTGCCATGTCCATTCTGCAGAAGACGTACGATGAGAGTTACCTGACATGTTCTACCGCCGTGTACTATGAGAGCCAG GGCAACGAGGACGAGGCTATGCGATGTTGGCGACAGGCCCTAGAACAACTATATGACCCTCACGCGAACAGAATACTCCCCAATTTCAACCCTCGCTCCGAGACGGAGAAGGCGCTGGTCGAGAGTCTTCGTCAGTTGGAACTGCAGTGTAAGGAGCGGATTGACCTCCTCGAAGCCCTTCATCTTTCTCGTCTGTCGGCCCCTCAGCATGACTCGCTGTCTTCCAGCAGCAGGCCCAGCAAATCATCATCCGACTCCCATGATGGCGGGATATCTGGGCAACAGGACGGAGGTTGGATCGGGAATGGTACCATCCCTGCCGTTAACTACACCGACTTATCGCGACCAAATACTTTGAGGCGACTTTCTTCACAAAACAGGACATCCTCCCCAGAACAGGCTGTTGTAAGCAGCCGCGGACCACAACACGGAAGCATGCCGCCACCCCTCCCTGCTCGAAAGCCGCTGCCATCGACAGCCTCGATACCGTCGCCCGAAAGAAAGCCCTCGAGAACGTCTAGCCCTGAACGACACACAATGCGCACCACGCTACGTACGGGCACAAGGGACAAGACACCGAAAGCGACACTgcgacgacaaccaccaaaatcgTCAGAGGTCCCAGTACCAAGCAAGGCGGCCACCCTAGCCTGGGGCACCTTGGGCCAACGAGAGAGCCTGGACCAGCCATCAGGAAGCAGCCCCATTTCACGTCCAGCTCCGAACACTCCTACTGTCCCTGAACAGTCACGCAGGAGCCTTGAGCTATCCAAACGGCTTTGGGACAGCAACTCAAGAAGACTGGTGACGCCTCGAACGAGGAGTCCGAACAAAGACACCGATAGTGCGCCTGCCACAGACCCGCGGCGCTCTGGAGAGTACCCCTTTCCACGAGCGTCATCGATTTCAATCAGTGCAGCTTCAACCGCTCTGAACGCTTTGGCTCTCAAGGCAAGTAGCGATCGTCGTTCGCCGGAAAGAGAGCATATCACGAGGCTGAGGACCGCGCCACCTGAAACTCCGCGAAGTAGGGCGCAGAGGGACATTTTGAACAATGACTCCAATATGACCGAAGGATTACCGGATATACCGCTAACTAGGAAAACATCGCTGGATTCCGCTACCGTCTCTCGCAGGTCTACGGGTGCTTCACTCTCAGCGGCGCGAATCAAGTCCACGCCAACTAGATCTGGTAACAAGAGGAAAACTCCACAGTTGGGAAACAACAGTGATAGGGCCCGACCAAGGAGAAGCTCCTCACCTGTGCTATCCGagagctcttcttcttcgttcGAAACCCCTGCCCGGCGACCCTCTGGACAACACAAGCGTTCGATAGTGGAGCGACAGAGAGAAGCTTCACTTATCGTGGACTCGATCATTCAGCCATCAGAAAGCTccgaagacgacgagccCACCAAGGAAGTCAAGTCATGGAAAAAGCGCAAGGCGGAGCTCCTCAAGAAACTGCCGCCTGGGGTGGATGAACACGCCGCAAAGCAGATTCTCAACGAGATCGTCATCCAAGGGGACGAGGTACACTGGAGCGACATTGCGGGACTCGAAATAGCCAAAAATGCTCTTCGTGAGACTGTTGTTTATCCGTTTTTGCGGCCGGATTTGTTTATGGGGCTGCGTGAACCGGCGAGAGGAATGCTCTTGTTTGGGCCTCCTGGTACCGGAAAGACGATGCTGGCGAGAGCCGTGGCCACTGAGAGCAAGtcgaccttcttctccatatCCGCCAGCAGCCTGACCAGTAAATATCTGGGGGAATCCGAGAAGCTCGTCAGGGCGCTCTTCAGTTTGGCAAAGGTACTGGCACCGAGCATCATTTTCGTGGATGAAATCGATTCGCTTCTCTCGCAGCGATCAGGTTCAGGTGAGCATGAGGCCACAAGACGAATCAAGACGGAATTCTTGATTCAGTGGAGTGATCTCCAGCGCGCGGCTGCGGGAAGGGAGGTTGGCGAACGAGACAAGGAAAGAGGTGATGCAAATAGAGTGCTGGTTCTGGCTGCAACCAATCTGCCATGGGCAATTGACGAGGCAGCGAGACGACGGTTTGTCAGGCGGCAGTATATACCACTGCCTGAGGCGGAAACGCGGGCGGTGCAGCTGAAGACGCTGCTGAAACAGCAGACACACACACTGAGTGATGAAGACATCAACACATTAGTTGCGATGACAAACG GCTTCTCGGGCTCGGATATCACAGCATTGGCAAAAGATGCTGCGATGGGCCCTCTCAGATCTCTTGGAGACGCCTTACTGCACATGACAGAGAATGATATACGGCCGATTGGACTGTCCGATTTTATTGCCAGCTTGGCCACTATCAGACCAAGTGTGAGCAAAGCGGGCCTAAAGGAATACGAAGACTGGGCGAGGGAGTTTGGAGAGCGTGGTGGATGA
- the COG6 gene encoding Golgi transport complex subunit 6 (BUSCO:EOG09260KCB; COG:U; EggNog:ENOG503NV7G), producing the protein MAIQLPPCNSILHTSYLNELLKIDAVLSIVPRQTSLSPSHHSGLLRMASSGSASIASLAAKTPNPLSSKVTSVLSSSYADTEFREALALLDERGVLNTPDTRRQLRLDLQKEVIDSNGEIIDEFSKVSEQLRRIGATIGRLNESFNEMKREIGTAHQATSSSLEEASRLMIQKQQVEQKQTLLKAFKGNFILSDDEAAALTLMSEPVNDLYFATLAKAKKITKDCELLLGFENQTLGLEVMELASKNLNLGFQKLYKWVQKEFKTLNLENPQIGSSIRRALRVLAERPTLFQNCLDYFAEAREHILSDSFYTALTGSSASGVENTSIKPIELAAHDTLRYVGDMLAWVHSAAVSEREALEGLFIGEAEEIKKGIQAGRENEIWRLADEEGDGASDFDAVKTLNDLVDRDVSGAVRILRQRVEQVIQTNEETILAYKLGNLLNFYKSMFSKLLGPGSSLVDSLGLLEAEALRQFRSLARDHVAALQGDFVQPPTELRPPEFLFEALEQLSAIMKTYETSLASSAEKEADFETIMVEAFDPFMSGCGTMAQTLQPPSDSVFLVNCFLTALNSLAPFEFTPTRTTQLQAKFETERSHLVESQYAFFRKESGLDALITALSILGNGAEDVEKVPLLEAAQAPALTQAGQLLDDFLPSALMDAMENLKHLQDSKLVQQITEEAAERFCVDFEQVEEKLMLADELAEQKQGDADELQSLRALFPRTSGEIRVLLS; encoded by the exons ATGGCGATACAGCTTCCCCCCTGTAATTCAATACTTCACACATCATACCTTAACGAGCTCCTGAAGATAGATGCTGTTCTCAGCATCGTGCCTCGCCAAACCTCCCTTTCTCCAAGTCACCACTCCGGGCTGCTTCGAATGGCTTCTTCAGGCTCCGCGTCAATTGCTTCATTAGCAGCAAAGACCCCAAACCCTCTGTCATCAAAAGTCACCAGCGTTCTGTCATCTTCCTATGCAGACACCGAGTTTCGAGAGGCACTTGCTTTATTAGATGAACGGGGTGTCCTCAACACACCCGACACTCGACGCCAGCTTCGTCTGGACCTGCAAAAGGAGGTGATAGATAGCAATGGCGAAATCATCGATGAGTTCTCCAAGGTTTCCGAG CAACTTCGGCGTATTGGTGCCACCATTGGCAGACTCAATGAGAGTTTCAATGAGATGAAAAGGGAGATTGGTACCGCTCATCAGGCAACATCATCTAGTCTAGAGGAAGCCTCACGTCTCATGATTCAAAAGCAACAAGTTGAGCAAAAACAGACTCTTCTCAAAGCCTTCAAGGGCAATTTCATCCTTTCCGACGATGAGGCGGCTGCTCTCACGCTCATGTCAGAACCAGTCAATGACCTCTATTTTGCTACCCTcgcaaaagcaaaaaaaattACCAAAGACTGCGAGCTACTTCTCGGGTTTGAGAATCAGACTTTGGGCTTGGAGGTGATGGAACTGGCTTCAAAAAATCTCAACCTGGGCTTCCAGAAGCTGTACAAGTGGGTACAGAAGGAGTTCAAGACGTTGAATCTTGAAAACCCACAAATTGGCTCATCAATCCGGCGAGCTCTTCGAGTGTTGGCCGAAAGACCTACACTGTTTCAAAACTGTTTGGACTATTTTGCAGAAGCTCGCGAACATATCCTGTCCGACTCGTTCTACACAGCATTAACCGGGAGCTCGGCATCTGGCGTGGAGAACACCTCGATCAAACCCATCGAGTTAGCGGCGCATGACACCTTGAGATATGTAGGAGACATGCTTGCTTGGGTGCATTCAGCAGCTGTGAGCGAGCGAGAGGCACTGGAAGGTCTTTTCATTggagaggccgaggagattAAGAAGGGCATCCAAGCCGGCAGAGAGAACGAAATATGGCGACtggcggacgaggagggtgatggtgcaAGCGATTTTGATGCCGTTAAGACATTGAACGATCTGGTTGACCGAGACGTCTCCGGAGCAGTCCGCATATTACGACAGCGGGTCGAACAGGTCATCCAGACAAACGAGGAGACAATCCTGGCATACAAACTCGGTAATCTGCTCAATTTCTACAAAAGCATGTTTTCGAAACTGCTGGGTCCTGGCTCGAGTTTGGTGGATTCTCTTGGGTTACTGGAGGCTGAAGCCCTACGGCAGTTTCGGTCGCTGGCTCGTGACCACGTTGCGGCTCTCCAGGGGGATTTCGTCCAGCCTCCTACAGAACTTCGACCCCCAGAGTTTTTGTTCGAGGCGTTGGAGCAGCTGTCTGCCATTATGAAAACATACGAAACCTCACTCGCTTCATCTGCTGAAAAGGAAGCAGATTTTGAAACTATCATGGTGGAGGCCTTCGACCCATTCATGTCAGGTTGCGGAACCATGGCGCAGACATTACAGCCCCCCTCTGActccgtcttcctcgtcaactGCTTTCTCACAGCTCTGAATTCGCTGGCGCCCTTTGAGTTCACGCCCACACGAACAACTCAGTTGCAGGCCAAATTTGAAACTGAGCGGTCACACCTTGTGGAAAGCCAGTATGCATTTTTCCGTAAGGAATCCGGCCTAGATGCACTCATCACAGCACTCAGTATCTTGGGCAATGGAGCGGAAGACGTGGAGAAGGTGCCGTTGCTTGAGGCAGCCCAAGCACCTGCACTGACACAGGCTGGGCAATTGCTTGATGATTTCCTACCCTCGGCGCTGATGGATGCCATGGAGAATCTCAAGCACTTGCAGGATTCCAAACTGGTCCAGCAAATCACCGAAGAGGCTGCCGAGAGGTTCTGTGTCGACTTCGAGCAGGTGGAAGAGAAGTTGATGTTGGCAGATGAGCTGGCCGAACAGAAGCAGGGCGACGCTGACGAGCTTCAAAGCTTACGGGCATTATTTCCGAGAACTTCAGGGGAGATTCGTGTCCTGTTGTCGTAG
- a CDS encoding hypothetical protein (EggNog:ENOG503P6V8; COG:J) — MASSSIAKNLAQLNSMREIHGVVVTAGLIDKTVKVRVGGLKWNNFLKKHFDDPKTYLVHDPANSLRQGDVVAISPGWRTSKSKRHVVKHIIAPGAGLPISARPPIPSAEELVRQRVVKKEAKEARKSLKDVAEKTERSLQFVKAEAAEVEKELKTLTLILESRTKKKYGWLSKQTQ; from the exons atggcctcctcctcaatagCCAAGAACCTCGCCCAGCTGAACTCCATGCGGGAGATTCACGGCGTAGTCGTCACCGCAGGGCTGATCGACAAGACGGTCAAAGTGCGCGTGGGAGGGCTAAAGTGGAACAACTTCCTCAAGAAG cacttCGACGACCCGAAAACCTATCTCGTCCACGACCCCGCCAACTCCCTCCGCCAGGGCGACGTCGTCGCCATCAGCCCCGGCTGGCGCACCTCCAAGTCCAAGCGCCACGTAGTCAAGCACATCATCGCCCCCGGCGCCGGCCTCCCCATCTCGGCCCgccccccaatcccctccGCCGAAGAGCTCGTGAGGCAAAGGGTGGTCAAGAAAGAAGCaaaggaggcgaggaagagccTGAAGGACGTCGCCGAAAAGACGGAGAGGTCTCTGCAGTTTGTAAAGGCGGAAGCtgccgaggtggagaaggagctgaagACGCTGACGTTGATCCTCGAgtcgaggacgaagaagaagtacGGGTGGTTGTCCAAGCAAACGCAATGA